From the genome of Pukyongia salina, one region includes:
- a CDS encoding NHL repeat-containing protein gives MKRFILTFLILIAANFYSLLMAHPSWGIVVDSEENIYFADIFHNGRGSIWKLRIDGKLELLLGDFHSHNVSLDSRGALVTAHGEGHHTLVRIIENRVTDTLYTTQNFEDFNGGNCTYTMNGDIIFGISNYLWRISPDGKKSKLSNFKFEWNQTVFSDRSGNVYAPDIGRDNGAVIKIDKNGEGSVIATNLISKLGRKYDKHNDVLLGIGKDDEGWLYIAETAGKRIIKFNEEGVSETFYVSDGDWFPNGITIYNGAAYILEVKMDNGYEGPQIIKLSDNGGKEVLFNYDSYIKNVSSMPDNEKNEDKGLIPTVLIISLLLLVVISFFIFRKLGRSQRRIADQ, from the coding sequence ATGAAAAGGTTCATCCTGACCTTCCTGATATTAATCGCCGCAAATTTTTACAGTCTGTTGATGGCGCATCCCAGTTGGGGCATTGTTGTCGATTCTGAAGAGAATATTTATTTCGCCGATATCTTTCACAATGGTCGAGGTTCTATATGGAAATTACGTATAGACGGGAAATTAGAATTGTTGCTGGGCGATTTTCACTCCCACAACGTTAGCCTGGACTCTAGGGGTGCTCTGGTAACCGCTCATGGTGAAGGTCATCACACCCTTGTAAGGATTATAGAAAATAGGGTTACAGACACCCTGTACACTACACAAAATTTTGAGGATTTCAATGGTGGAAATTGTACCTACACCATGAACGGCGATATCATTTTTGGAATTTCTAACTATCTCTGGCGCATTAGCCCGGATGGTAAGAAAAGTAAATTATCCAATTTCAAGTTCGAATGGAACCAGACAGTTTTCAGCGATCGGTCCGGCAATGTCTATGCACCTGATATTGGCCGTGACAATGGAGCAGTGATAAAAATTGATAAAAATGGTGAAGGTTCGGTGATCGCCACGAACTTAATTAGCAAACTGGGTAGAAAATACGATAAGCATAACGATGTACTACTAGGGATAGGAAAAGATGATGAGGGTTGGTTATATATAGCCGAAACAGCGGGAAAACGTATTATTAAGTTTAACGAGGAAGGAGTTTCGGAGACATTCTACGTCTCGGACGGTGATTGGTTTCCTAATGGAATAACCATTTATAATGGAGCTGCATATATCCTGGAAGTAAAGATGGACAATGGCTATGAAGGTCCTCAAATAATAAAATTATCGGATAACGGAGGTAAGGAAGTACTTTTCAATTACGATAGCTATATAAAAAATGTAAGTTCAATGCCGGATAATGAAAAGAATGAAGACAAAGGCCTAATACCAACCGTGTTGATTATTTCACTACTGTTATTAGTAGTGATCTCCTTTTTTATATTCAGAAAGTTAGGGCGATCTCAACGGCGAATTGCCGATCAATGA
- a CDS encoding dimethylarginine dimethylaminohydrolase family protein → MLTLHITDEISPLKAVVLGSAKSNGPTPSVEDAYDPKSREHILAGTYPSEEDMVNEMEGVVKVLQKYGVKVFRPHVLENYNQIFARDISFVIEDKIIIANILPDREREIDATEHVWSHVEKSFRIILPDACHVEGGDVMPWNDHIFVGTYRGDDYADYITARTNMKAVEALQNLFPHKKVKSFNLRKSNTDPRMNALHLDCCFQPIGKGKAIIHKESFLEVEEYEWLVNFFGKENCFHITTDEMASMFSNIFSISPDVIISERNFTRLNDWLRTEGFTVEEVAYGEIAKQGGLLRCSTMPLVREG, encoded by the coding sequence ATGCTAACACTTCATATTACCGACGAGATATCACCTTTAAAAGCCGTCGTTCTTGGATCGGCCAAAAGCAACGGCCCTACTCCTTCAGTGGAAGATGCGTACGACCCTAAATCCAGGGAACACATCCTGGCCGGTACTTACCCTTCAGAAGAAGATATGGTAAACGAAATGGAAGGGGTGGTAAAGGTCTTACAGAAGTATGGTGTGAAGGTTTTTCGGCCGCACGTACTGGAAAACTACAACCAGATATTCGCGCGAGATATTTCCTTCGTGATCGAGGATAAGATTATTATCGCTAATATCTTACCGGACAGAGAAAGGGAGATCGATGCGACAGAACATGTATGGAGTCATGTTGAGAAATCATTCCGAATTATCCTACCCGATGCCTGCCATGTGGAAGGAGGAGATGTGATGCCATGGAACGATCATATTTTTGTAGGAACCTACCGAGGAGATGATTATGCAGATTATATAACCGCACGCACCAATATGAAGGCTGTGGAGGCACTTCAAAATTTGTTTCCACATAAAAAAGTGAAGTCGTTTAATTTGCGAAAATCCAATACAGATCCTCGCATGAACGCACTCCATTTGGATTGTTGTTTTCAACCCATAGGAAAAGGCAAAGCGATCATACATAAAGAGAGTTTCCTGGAGGTAGAGGAGTATGAGTGGTTGGTTAATTTCTTCGGAAAAGAAAACTGCTTTCATATCACGACCGATGAAATGGCAAGTATGTTTAGTAATATCTTCTCAATTTCTCCAGACGTAATTATTTCAGAAAGAAATTTTACCAGACTGAACGACTGGCTTCGTACCGAGGGATTTACCGTGGAAGAGGTTGCTTACGGAGAGATCGCCAAACAGGGCGGACTATTAAGATGTAGTACCATGCCTTTGGTAAGGGAAGGATAG
- a CDS encoding citrate synthase, with protein MSKTATLIIDGTSYEFPIVEGTENELAIDIKSLRADTGGVTTIDPGFKNTGSCESAITFLNGEEGILRYRGYAIEELAEKADFLEVAYLLIFGELPSAEKLLKFHNDIRAQSRVDEDVKKILDGFPKSAHPMGVLSSLTSALVAFNPSSVNVDSEEEMYNAIVRILGKFPVLTAWTYRKRAGLPLDYGDASLGYVDNFLKMMFKHPNDEYKSNEVVVDALDKLLILHADHEQNCSTSTVRIVGSSHAGLFVSISAGIAALWGPLHGGANQAVIEMLEAIKDDDGDTKKYMAKAKDKSDPFRLMGFGHRVYKNFDPRARIIKKAADEVLADLGVEDPVLDIAKGLEKEALEDPYFVDRKLYPNVDFYSGIIYRAMGIPVEMFTPMFALGRLPGWIAQWREMRLRKEPIGRPRQVYIGENLRKFKDIENR; from the coding sequence ATGTCAAAAACTGCTACCCTAATCATAGATGGGACTTCCTACGAGTTTCCAATTGTTGAAGGAACCGAAAACGAACTAGCTATCGATATAAAATCACTTCGTGCCGATACAGGAGGTGTAACTACAATTGATCCGGGATTCAAGAACACAGGTTCATGTGAAAGTGCTATAACTTTCCTCAATGGTGAAGAAGGAATCTTAAGATACCGTGGATATGCGATCGAAGAACTTGCCGAAAAGGCCGATTTCCTGGAAGTTGCGTATTTATTGATATTTGGAGAATTACCTTCAGCAGAAAAATTGCTTAAATTCCATAATGATATCCGAGCACAGTCCAGAGTTGATGAGGATGTGAAGAAAATTTTAGATGGCTTTCCAAAGTCTGCACATCCAATGGGAGTATTATCATCGCTAACTTCTGCTTTGGTAGCATTTAATCCTTCCTCGGTTAATGTGGATAGTGAAGAGGAAATGTACAATGCCATCGTTCGAATATTAGGGAAATTCCCGGTACTTACTGCCTGGACTTATCGCAAGAGAGCCGGCTTACCTTTAGATTATGGGGATGCTTCTTTGGGCTATGTGGACAATTTTCTGAAAATGATGTTCAAGCATCCTAACGATGAATATAAATCTAATGAGGTAGTAGTAGATGCCCTCGATAAATTATTAATCCTACACGCAGACCACGAACAAAACTGCTCCACCAGCACGGTGCGTATTGTGGGCTCATCTCATGCCGGCCTGTTTGTTTCTATCTCTGCCGGGATTGCTGCCCTTTGGGGGCCACTTCACGGAGGGGCTAACCAGGCTGTGATCGAAATGCTGGAAGCAATAAAAGACGATGATGGGGACACCAAGAAATATATGGCCAAAGCCAAAGATAAGAGCGATCCCTTCCGTTTGATGGGATTTGGTCACAGGGTATACAAGAATTTCGATCCAAGAGCTCGTATAATTAAGAAGGCAGCAGACGAAGTTCTGGCAGATCTGGGTGTGGAGGATCCGGTATTGGATATCGCCAAAGGACTCGAAAAGGAGGCCCTGGAAGATCCCTATTTTGTAGATCGCAAGCTTTACCCGAATGTTGATTTTTATTCGGGGATAATCTATCGGGCTATGGGGATACCTGTCGAAATGTTTACCCCAATGTTCGCCTTAGGGCGCTTACCAGGATGGATCGCACAATGGCGTGAAATGAGATTGAGAAAAGAACCTATCGGCAGACCAAGGCAGGTTTATATAGGAGAGAATTTGCGAAAATTCAAAGACATTGAAAATCGATAA
- the eno gene encoding phosphopyruvate hydratase: protein MSIIIDIHARQIFDSRGNPTIEVDVVTENGFVGRAAVPSGASTGEHEAVEMRDGGKAYMGKGVLKAVENVNGKIAGTLLGVSVFEQAEIDKIMIELDGTKNKSKLGANAILGVSLASAKAAANELGMPLYRYVGGVNATTLPVPMMNIINGGSHSDAPIAFQEFMVMPVKARSFTHAMQMGSEIFHNLKKVLHDRGLSTAVGDEGGFAPTLDGTEDALDTIALACKKAGYKLGDEVMIALDCASAEFYVNGKYDYTKFEGDKGSVRSSKEQADYLAELCDKYPIISIEDGMDENDWEGWKYLTERVGDKVQLVGDDLFVTNVERLGRGIDEGIANSILIKVNQIGTLTETINAVTMAQNAGYTSVMSHRSGETEDNTIADLAVALNCGQIKTGSASRSDRMAKYNQLLRIEEQLCDIAYYPQRKAFKI, encoded by the coding sequence ATGAGCATAATAATAGATATACACGCCAGACAGATTTTCGATTCACGCGGGAATCCAACTATCGAAGTAGATGTAGTTACCGAAAATGGATTCGTGGGAAGAGCTGCTGTTCCGTCTGGAGCATCCACCGGCGAACACGAAGCAGTAGAAATGCGCGATGGAGGAAAAGCCTACATGGGGAAAGGTGTGTTAAAGGCTGTGGAAAATGTAAATGGCAAAATTGCGGGAACATTGTTGGGAGTATCTGTATTCGAGCAGGCAGAGATCGATAAGATCATGATCGAACTTGATGGTACCAAGAACAAATCGAAGTTAGGGGCAAATGCTATTCTTGGTGTTTCCCTGGCGTCGGCTAAGGCGGCAGCCAACGAATTAGGGATGCCATTATATCGATATGTTGGAGGTGTAAATGCTACCACACTACCTGTTCCTATGATGAACATCATCAATGGCGGTTCGCATAGTGATGCTCCAATTGCCTTTCAGGAATTCATGGTGATGCCGGTAAAGGCGAGATCTTTTACGCATGCTATGCAAATGGGTTCGGAGATTTTTCACAATTTAAAGAAAGTATTGCACGATCGAGGGCTAAGCACAGCGGTTGGTGACGAAGGTGGCTTTGCACCTACACTGGACGGTACCGAAGATGCCCTTGATACAATTGCCCTGGCCTGTAAGAAAGCCGGGTATAAACTTGGTGATGAAGTGATGATAGCGTTGGATTGCGCTTCGGCCGAATTCTATGTAAATGGAAAGTACGATTATACCAAGTTTGAGGGTGATAAAGGAAGTGTGAGATCGTCTAAAGAACAGGCAGATTACCTCGCAGAATTATGTGATAAATACCCTATTATATCTATTGAAGATGGGATGGACGAAAATGATTGGGAAGGCTGGAAATATCTTACCGAAAGAGTAGGGGATAAAGTTCAGTTGGTTGGTGACGACCTGTTTGTTACCAATGTGGAGAGGTTAGGACGTGGGATTGATGAAGGAATTGCAAATTCGATCTTGATCAAAGTAAACCAAATAGGAACGTTAACAGAGACCATCAACGCGGTTACCATGGCCCAAAATGCCGGTTATACTTCAGTGATGTCTCACAGAAGTGGTGAAACAGAAGATAATACCATTGCAGACCTGGCGGTTGCGCTTAACTGCGGACAGATAAAAACCGGTTCTGCTTCCCGAAGTGATCGTATGGCAAAGTACAATCAACTATTGCGAATTGAAGAGCAATTATGCGATATTGCTTATTATCCACAGCGAAAAGCATTCAAGATCTAG
- the carA gene encoding glutamine-hydrolyzing carbamoyl-phosphate synthase small subunit, which yields MKYQKRKKAIILLADGTIFHGKAVAGREGSAFGEVCFNTGMTGYQEIFTDPSYYGQLMVTTNAHIGNYGTLSEEIESEGIKIAGLICRNFSYNYSRPAADDSLESFLNKHDLLAISEVDTRALVNYIRDNGAMNAVISTEVDNIEGLKKQLAEVPDMKGLELASKVSTKEPYFVGEPSSTYRIAALDIGIKKNILRNLAKRDCYIKVFPHDSSFEEMKAFEPDGYFISNGPGDPQPLSEAIETAKNIIDSQAPLFGICLGHQVIALANGISTYKMHHGHRGINHPVMNLLTGKGEITSQNHGFAINREEAEAHPEVEITHVHLNDHTAAGIRMKDKPVFSVQYHPEASPGPHDAEYLFDQYIATIKNNKLETA from the coding sequence ATGAAATACCAAAAAAGAAAAAAAGCCATCATTTTACTCGCCGACGGAACCATCTTCCACGGAAAGGCAGTAGCAGGCAGAGAAGGATCTGCGTTCGGTGAAGTATGTTTCAATACGGGAATGACCGGCTACCAGGAGATCTTTACGGACCCCTCGTACTACGGCCAGTTAATGGTAACCACAAATGCCCACATTGGTAACTACGGAACCTTATCGGAAGAAATAGAATCTGAAGGCATTAAGATCGCCGGCCTGATATGTAGAAATTTTAGTTATAATTACTCAAGACCGGCAGCAGACGATTCCCTGGAGTCCTTTCTCAATAAACACGACCTGCTTGCTATTAGTGAAGTTGATACGCGAGCCCTTGTTAATTATATTCGAGATAATGGCGCTATGAACGCGGTTATTTCGACGGAAGTCGACAATATTGAAGGTCTGAAAAAACAACTTGCCGAAGTGCCGGATATGAAAGGTCTGGAGTTGGCCAGCAAGGTCTCCACCAAAGAACCTTATTTTGTTGGCGAACCTTCGTCCACTTATAGAATTGCTGCGCTTGATATAGGTATTAAGAAAAATATCCTTCGGAATCTTGCCAAACGAGATTGTTACATAAAAGTATTCCCTCACGATTCAAGCTTCGAAGAAATGAAGGCATTCGAGCCGGACGGTTATTTTATTTCCAACGGGCCAGGCGATCCTCAACCTCTTTCAGAAGCCATTGAAACTGCAAAAAATATTATCGATTCCCAGGCACCTTTATTTGGTATTTGTCTTGGCCACCAGGTGATAGCGCTTGCAAACGGTATTTCCACCTACAAAATGCATCACGGACATAGAGGGATAAATCATCCTGTTATGAATTTACTCACAGGAAAGGGTGAGATCACTTCACAGAACCATGGTTTTGCGATCAACAGGGAGGAAGCCGAAGCTCACCCTGAAGTAGAGATCACGCATGTTCATCTTAACGATCATACTGCCGCAGGAATCCGAATGAAAGATAAACCTGTCTTTTCTGTGCAATATCACCCGGAAGCAAGTCCCGGGCCACATGATGCCGAATATTTATTCGATCAATACATAGCTACAATAAAAAATAACAAACTAGAAACCGCATGA
- the rplQ gene encoding 50S ribosomal protein L17 — MRHGKKVNHLGRKTAHRRAMLANMACSLIEHKRINTTVAKAKALKQFVEPLVTKSKVDTTHNRRIVFSKLRQKDAVTELFRDVAAKVGDRPGGYTRIIKLGNRLGDNADMAMIELVDYNELYNAGKPTKKKSTRRSRRGGGAKAVAPATETTATKEEE, encoded by the coding sequence ATGAGACACGGAAAAAAAGTAAATCATTTAGGAAGAAAGACAGCGCACAGAAGAGCGATGTTAGCTAACATGGCATGTTCCCTAATTGAACACAAACGAATAAATACTACTGTTGCCAAGGCAAAAGCCCTAAAGCAATTTGTAGAGCCGTTGGTAACCAAGTCTAAAGTAGATACTACGCACAATCGACGTATCGTTTTCAGCAAACTAAGACAAAAGGATGCTGTAACCGAACTATTTAGAGATGTGGCTGCTAAGGTTGGAGATCGTCCGGGAGGATATACCCGAATTATTAAACTGGGAAATCGTCTGGGTGATAACGCCGATATGGCAATGATAGAGCTGGTAGACTATAACGAGCTCTACAATGCCGGGAAACCAACCAAGAAGAAATCTACACGTAGAAGCAGACGTGGAGGCGGTGCAAAGGCAGTGGCTCCGGCGACTGAGACAACGGCAACTAAGGAAGAAGAATAA
- a CDS encoding DNA-directed RNA polymerase subunit alpha, producing the protein MAVFSFQKPDKVIMINSTDFEGKFEFRPLEPGYGLTVGNALRRVLLSSLEGFAITSVRIEGVDHEFSTIAGVVEDVTEIILNLKQIRFKRQIDEIDNETVTVSVSGAQQLTAGDFQKFISGFQVLNPDLVVCNMDAKVNLNFEITIEKGRGYVPAEENKKANAPLGTIFTDSIYTPIKNVKYSIENYRVEQKTDYEKLVFEIITDGSIHPKDALTEAAKTLIHHFMLFSDERITLEADEIAQTETYDEESLHMRQLLKTKLVDMDLSVRALNCLKAAEVDTLGDLVSYNKNDLMKFRNFGKKSLTELEELVNVKGLSFGMDLSKYKLDKD; encoded by the coding sequence ATGGCAGTATTTAGTTTTCAAAAGCCTGATAAAGTTATCATGATCAACTCGACCGACTTCGAGGGGAAATTCGAATTTCGCCCTTTAGAGCCGGGTTATGGTCTTACAGTTGGTAACGCATTAAGAAGAGTACTACTTTCCTCATTGGAAGGTTTTGCAATTACCTCGGTTCGTATCGAAGGGGTTGACCACGAATTTTCTACCATTGCCGGTGTTGTTGAAGATGTTACCGAGATCATCCTGAATTTAAAACAAATTCGTTTTAAAAGACAGATCGATGAGATCGATAACGAAACCGTAACAGTTTCTGTTTCTGGTGCACAACAATTAACCGCTGGAGATTTTCAGAAGTTTATTTCAGGATTCCAGGTATTGAACCCGGATCTTGTAGTATGCAATATGGATGCAAAAGTGAATCTGAATTTCGAAATTACCATTGAGAAAGGTAGAGGTTATGTTCCTGCTGAAGAGAATAAGAAGGCAAATGCTCCTTTAGGTACCATTTTCACAGATTCTATCTACACCCCGATAAAAAATGTTAAGTATAGCATTGAGAACTATCGTGTAGAGCAGAAGACCGACTACGAGAAACTGGTATTCGAGATCATCACAGATGGATCGATTCATCCTAAAGATGCTCTTACGGAAGCTGCTAAAACGCTGATCCATCACTTTATGTTATTTAGTGATGAGCGTATTACACTTGAAGCCGATGAGATCGCCCAAACCGAGACCTATGATGAAGAATCGCTTCATATGCGCCAGCTTCTTAAAACCAAATTAGTAGATATGGACCTAAGTGTTCGTGCACTAAATTGTTTGAAAGCTGCCGAAGTTGATACCCTTGGTGATCTTGTATCTTACAATAAGAACGACCTAATGAAGTTTAGAAACTTCGGAAAGAAGTCCTTAACCGAGCTTGAAGAATTGGTAAATGTAAAAGGTCTGAGCTTCGGAATGGATCTTTCAAAATATAAATTAGATAAAGACTAA
- the rpsD gene encoding 30S ribosomal protein S4, whose product MARYTGPKTKIARKFGEAIFGDDKSFEKRNYPPGQHGNNRRRGKKSEYAIQLAEKQKAKYTYGILERQFRNMFKKATSSPGITGEVLLQLCEGRLDNVVYRMGIAPSRRAARQLVSHRHITVNGEKVNIPSFQCKPGDVVAVREKSKSLEAIQNSLANASHVYEWITWNAETMQGTYVSVPQRLQIPENINEQFIVELYSK is encoded by the coding sequence ATGGCAAGATATACTGGTCCAAAAACTAAAATCGCCCGTAAATTCGGCGAGGCGATCTTCGGAGACGATAAGTCGTTCGAAAAAAGAAATTACCCTCCGGGACAGCACGGGAACAACCGTCGTCGTGGAAAAAAATCTGAATATGCAATTCAGCTTGCTGAAAAGCAAAAAGCAAAGTATACCTATGGTATCCTTGAGCGACAGTTCAGAAATATGTTTAAAAAAGCGACATCATCTCCCGGGATCACCGGTGAAGTGTTGCTACAGTTATGTGAAGGAAGATTGGATAATGTAGTGTACCGTATGGGAATTGCTCCCAGTCGTCGTGCTGCAAGACAATTAGTATCTCACAGACACATCACGGTTAACGGTGAAAAAGTGAACATCCCATCATTCCAGTGTAAACCTGGTGATGTGGTTGCAGTAAGAGAGAAATCAAAATCTCTTGAAGCTATACAGAATTCACTGGCAAACGCCAGTCACGTTTATGAATGGATCACTTGGAATGCTGAAACTATGCAAGGTACTTATGTATCTGTTCCTCAGCGTCTGCAGATCCCGGAAAATATAAACGAACAGTTCATCGTCGAACTATATTCTAAATAA
- the rpsK gene encoding 30S ribosomal protein S11 has product MAKTSPKGKGTRKRKVNVESVGEAHVTASFNNIIISLTNKNGDVISWSSAGKMGFRGSKKNTPYAAQLAAEDAVTVAKDAGLRKVKVYVKGPGNGRESAIRSIHNAGIEVTEIIDVTPMPHNGCRPPKRRRV; this is encoded by the coding sequence ATGGCAAAGACTAGCCCAAAAGGAAAAGGTACAAGAAAACGTAAGGTTAATGTTGAGTCTGTTGGAGAAGCCCATGTAACTGCTTCTTTCAACAATATCATCATTTCGTTGACCAATAAGAATGGAGATGTGATCTCCTGGTCTTCGGCTGGAAAGATGGGCTTTAGAGGGTCCAAGAAAAATACTCCTTACGCTGCTCAGTTAGCTGCCGAAGACGCAGTAACAGTAGCAAAGGATGCCGGATTACGTAAAGTAAAAGTATATGTGAAAGGACCTGGAAATGGTAGAGAATCTGCTATCCGTTCTATTCACAACGCAGGAATTGAGGTTACCGAGATCATCGACGTAACTCCAATGCCACATAATGGATGTCGTCCTCCAAAAAGACGAAGAGTTTAA
- the rpsM gene encoding 30S ribosomal protein S13 yields the protein MARIAGVDIPKQKRGVIALTYIFGIGKSRAKDILEKAGVSEDKKVSEWNDDEIGAVREAVGSFKIEGELRSEVQLSIKRLMDIGCYRGIRHRTGLPLRGQRTKNNSRTRKGKRKTVANKKKATK from the coding sequence ATGGCAAGAATCGCAGGTGTAGATATCCCGAAACAAAAGAGGGGTGTAATCGCGTTAACGTATATCTTCGGAATTGGAAAAAGCCGGGCAAAGGATATACTTGAAAAAGCCGGAGTTAGTGAAGACAAAAAGGTAAGCGAATGGAACGATGATGAGATCGGTGCTGTTCGTGAGGCCGTTGGGTCTTTCAAGATCGAAGGTGAATTACGTAGTGAAGTGCAATTGAGCATAAAGCGCTTAATGGACATCGGTTGTTACAGAGGTATTCGTCACAGAACGGGTCTTCCTTTAAGAGGACAGCGTACCAAGAATAATTCGAGAACAAGAAAAGGAAAACGTAAAACTGTTGCTAACAAGAAAAAAGCAACTAAATAA
- the ykgO gene encoding type B 50S ribosomal protein L36 — MKVRASVKKRSADCKIVRRKGRLYVINKKNPRFKQRQG; from the coding sequence ATGAAGGTAAGAGCGTCAGTAAAGAAAAGAAGTGCCGACTGCAAGATCGTACGCAGAAAAGGCAGATTATATGTAATTAACAAAAAGAACCCTAGGTTCAAACAAAGACAAGGATAA
- the infA gene encoding translation initiation factor IF-1 has translation MAKQPAIEQDGTIVEALSNAMFRVELENGHIVTAHISGKMRMHYIKLLPGDKVKLEMSPYDLTKARITYRY, from the coding sequence ATGGCAAAACAACCCGCAATAGAACAAGACGGAACTATAGTAGAAGCATTGTCAAATGCTATGTTTCGTGTAGAATTGGAAAACGGTCATATTGTTACCGCACATATTTCGGGAAAGATGCGTATGCACTATATTAAATTATTACCCGGAGATAAAGTAAAACTAGAAATGAGCCCTTACGATTTAACCAAGGCTCGTATAACATACAGATACTAA
- the secY gene encoding preprotein translocase subunit SecY, with translation MKFIETIKNVFKIEELRNRIVVTLGLLLVYRFGAQVTLPGIDASKLAEFAGKFDAGGIGGLLNAFTGGAFANASVFALGIMPYISASIVVQLMQIAVPYLQKLQKEGESGRKKINQITRWLTIGICLVQAPSYLAGLPALGVPDSAFVMVQQGMGTMFYVSSVIILVTGCVFAMWLGEKITDKGIGNGISILIMVGIIATLPQSFIQSVAARLQPGAGDVIMILIEVVIWFIIILASVMLVMAVRKIPVQYARRTASGGYEKNIFGARQFIPLKLNASGVMPIIFAQAIMFVPSAVASLSDSEFAKGIQATFSDIFGLWYNVVFAILIIIFTYFYTAITVPTNKMADDLKRSGGFIPGIKPGTDTAEFLDRVMSQITLPGSLFLALIAVAPAFVVKLMGVQQGWALFFGGTSLLIMVGVAIDTMQQINSYLLNRHYDGLMKSGKNRKAVA, from the coding sequence ATGAAGTTTATAGAAACCATAAAGAATGTTTTTAAGATCGAGGAATTACGTAATAGAATCGTAGTTACACTCGGACTATTATTGGTATACCGTTTTGGTGCACAAGTGACATTACCCGGAATTGATGCTTCTAAACTTGCGGAATTCGCAGGGAAGTTTGATGCTGGTGGAATTGGAGGATTACTTAATGCCTTTACCGGTGGTGCCTTCGCAAATGCATCTGTATTTGCTCTGGGGATCATGCCGTACATTTCGGCTTCTATTGTGGTACAGTTGATGCAGATCGCTGTTCCATACCTTCAGAAATTACAGAAAGAAGGAGAAAGCGGTCGTAAAAAGATCAATCAGATTACCCGATGGTTAACCATTGGTATATGTTTGGTTCAGGCGCCTAGTTACCTGGCAGGATTACCGGCTCTTGGAGTGCCGGATTCGGCCTTTGTGATGGTACAGCAGGGAATGGGAACCATGTTCTACGTGTCTTCTGTGATCATTCTGGTAACGGGGTGTGTATTCGCGATGTGGCTTGGAGAAAAAATTACAGACAAAGGAATTGGGAATGGTATTTCAATTTTGATCATGGTAGGTATTATTGCCACATTACCACAGAGTTTTATCCAGAGTGTTGCAGCCAGACTGCAACCAGGAGCAGGTGATGTGATCATGATCCTTATAGAAGTAGTAATCTGGTTTATAATCATTCTCGCATCTGTGATGCTTGTAATGGCGGTTAGGAAGATCCCTGTCCAATATGCAAGACGAACAGCAAGCGGTGGTTATGAGAAGAATATTTTTGGCGCACGTCAATTCATTCCTTTAAAGCTGAATGCATCGGGAGTAATGCCTATCATCTTCGCTCAGGCGATCATGTTCGTTCCTTCTGCAGTTGCCAGTTTATCCGATAGCGAATTTGCTAAAGGAATTCAGGCTACCTTCAGTGATATATTTGGCCTGTGGTATAACGTAGTGTTTGCAATACTAATCATTATTTTCACGTATTTCTACACAGCGATCACGGTACCAACCAACAAGATGGCGGACGACCTAAAACGAAGCGGTGGTTTTATACCAGGTATTAAACCCGGTACAGACACTGCCGAATTCTTAGACAGAGTAATGTCTCAGATCACGCTTCCCGGATCTTTATTCCTGGCTTTGATAGCTGTGGCTCCGGCCTTTGTTGTGAAGCTGATGGGAGTACAGCAGGGATGGGCGTTGTTCTTTGGAGGAACCTCGCTATTAATTATGGTTGGTGTGGCAATCGATACCATGCAACAAATTAATTCATACTTGTTGAATCGTCATTATGATGGTTTGATGAAGTCTGGTAAGAACAGAAAAGCAGTAGCATAA